One region of Turicibacter bilis genomic DNA includes:
- a CDS encoding helix-turn-helix domain-containing protein, with amino-acid sequence MHIDYKKLWIMLIENNMSKSELRKKAKLSAGVFTRLNKNEDVSLAALKNICEILECDIGDICSFVDNVEGEEK; translated from the coding sequence ATGCACATTGATTATAAAAAATTATGGATAATGTTAATTGAAAATAATATGAGTAAAAGTGAATTGAGAAAGAAAGCAAAGCTTTCAGCAGGTGTGTTTACACGTTTAAATAAAAACGAGGATGTATCATTGGCTGCTTTAAAAAACATATGTGAAATACTAGAATGTGATATCGGAGACATCTGTAGTTTTGTTGATAATGTTGAAGGTGAGGAAAAATAA
- a CDS encoding DNA cytosine methyltransferase, with amino-acid sequence MFRTVDLFCGCGGMSLGFQNAGYDILAAYDNWKPAVETYRKNFKHIIYERDLSDESIVSEVASFKPQIIIGGPPCQDFSSAGHRDETRGRAILSKTYTDIVTTAMPKYFVMENVPRIRVSDIYKNIYNIFKENGYGLTEKILDASLCGVPQKRKRLFLIGCLGAKDNFLSDILDAGLSKKPMSIHDYLGDSLGVEYYFRIPRSYSRRAIFSIYEPCVTIRGVDRPIPPNYKKHPQDLVDIGPEVRALTPKERSYIQTFPEEFIFEENRTNTNQMIGNAVPVKLAEYIANAILEYENGCEDD; translated from the coding sequence ATGTTTAGGACAGTCGATTTATTTTGTGGGTGTGGCGGAATGTCACTCGGATTTCAGAATGCAGGATATGATATTCTTGCAGCGTATGATAACTGGAAGCCTGCAGTTGAGACTTATAGAAAGAATTTTAAGCACATAATATATGAGAGAGATTTATCTGATGAAAGTATAGTATCAGAAGTTGCTAGTTTTAAGCCACAGATTATTATTGGAGGACCGCCTTGTCAAGATTTTTCATCAGCAGGGCACCGTGATGAAACGCGGGGTAGGGCTATACTTTCAAAGACATATACTGATATCGTTACGACAGCAATGCCAAAGTATTTTGTAATGGAAAATGTACCAAGAATCAGAGTTAGTGATATATATAAGAATATTTATAATATATTTAAAGAAAATGGATATGGATTGACAGAGAAAATTTTAGATGCAAGTCTTTGTGGTGTACCACAAAAAAGAAAAAGATTATTCCTTATTGGTTGTTTGGGGGCAAAAGACAATTTTTTATCGGATATATTAGATGCGGGATTATCAAAAAAACCAATGTCTATTCATGACTATTTAGGTGATTCACTTGGTGTAGAATATTACTTTAGGATTCCGAGAAGCTATAGTAGAAGAGCAATTTTTAGCATTTATGAACCATGTGTTACGATAAGAGGTGTGGATAGACCCATACCACCAAACTATAAAAAGCATCCTCAGGATTTAGTTGATATAGGTCCAGAGGTAAGAGCTTTGACACCAAAAGAAAGAAGTTATATCCAAACATTTCCAGAAGAATTTATATTTGAAGAGAATAGAACAAATACAAATCAGATGATTGGCAATGCTGTACCTGTAAAACTGGCAGAATATATTGCAAATGCAATTTTAGAATACGAGAATGGATGTGAAGATGATTAA
- a CDS encoding DNA cytosine methyltransferase, translating to MINTIDLFCGCGGMSCGFQNAGFNIMEAYDIWDAAIKIYEKNFKHPVYKKDLNDDDTIEILKGKKPDIIIGGPPCQDFSIAGNRKMGERANLTIRYAQIIAAIKPKWFVMENVYNIERMPILPEAIKIFKEAGYGITSKVLDASRCGVPQKRKRFFLIGNIEAQDGFLDEILETNLSEKQMTLYDYLGDSLQTEFYYMHPRSYNRRAVFSIYEPSATIRGVNRPIPSGYQRHNADKADISEGVRSLTTKERSYIQTFPEEFEFVGSKTVMEQVIGNAVPVKLAEYVANCILEYKERG from the coding sequence ATGATTAATACTATAGATTTATTTTGCGGATGTGGTGGTATGTCTTGCGGATTTCAAAATGCAGGATTTAATATTATGGAGGCTTATGATATTTGGGATGCTGCTATAAAAATATATGAGAAGAACTTTAAACACCCAGTTTATAAAAAAGATCTTAATGATGATGATACAATTGAAATACTAAAAGGGAAAAAACCAGATATAATAATTGGAGGTCCTCCTTGCCAAGATTTTTCAATTGCCGGCAATAGAAAAATGGGGGAAAGAGCAAATTTAACTATACGATATGCACAAATTATTGCGGCTATAAAACCAAAATGGTTTGTCATGGAAAATGTATACAACATAGAAAGGATGCCTATACTTCCAGAAGCAATAAAAATTTTTAAAGAAGCAGGCTATGGAATTACGAGCAAGGTGCTCGATGCTTCTCGATGCGGTGTTCCTCAGAAAAGAAAGCGATTTTTTTTAATAGGGAATATTGAAGCACAAGATGGATTTTTAGATGAAATACTTGAAACAAATCTCAGTGAAAAGCAAATGACTTTATATGATTATCTTGGAGATTCACTTCAAACAGAATTTTATTATATGCATCCTCGTAGTTATAATAGACGAGCTGTATTTAGCATTTATGAACCGAGTGCAACAATAAGAGGGGTTAATCGTCCTATTCCTAGTGGTTATCAACGTCATAATGCTGATAAAGCTGATATATCAGAGGGAGTAAGAAGTCTTACAACAAAGGAACGCAGTTATATACAAACATTTCCAGAAGAGTTTGAATTTGTGGGAAGTAAGACAGTAATGGAACAAGTAATTGGTAATGCAGTTCCAGTTAAACTTGCGGAATATGTAGCTAATTGTATTTTAGAATACAAAGAAAGGGGGTAA
- a CDS encoding SAM-dependent DNA methyltransferase produces MINYSALQQQIKNLGESEGTPTFLHQFLQIYNIPKATLMRLNITDGVKTDVEVCVTNKLVYMFTLNENLYTRYSALQKRKNTTSKARIVMLMNTREILAFDSKTSDWLSCPIKELYKECDFFYPLMGMERAILNDRKTVDVKIGEKFAQFYNEMLVLNAGKEESLKMLLTALITAFFADSFDIVMQKSIFYWLTKYTKTDGSDVSSFLDDFFRALYEDKEQSDDYIGSKINNTIYGLELSPLELNFNKSTRKILIEISEFDWADVEPEVLGALIQNIAFPEEKAVAYNYTSTANIYKVIGPLFMDDLDTEFEKIKKGQVSGVDFLKKLSRIKVLDPACGTGNFLMISYKELKRLELYVKDYLESQEIPYERKEYVVLENFYGIEANGLASIITRIGLLFSKLKYETADIATLRLPDHNIINNIATDVEWNSFCPKSGYQVFIIGNPSYKGKDLSTKQKNAMGRVFADEIKNGVKIGELDYCTCWFYLASEYIKDSNCAFAFVTTNSLTQGTHVPVLWPMLFNKGICISFAYSAFKWKNGGKNNTAVTVVVIGCRTIMFPHHKTIYRNDLVYDADDISPYLTKGNVIIQKENRAPISKQLPKMIKGNMPYGEALLLTPKEKDELVSIYPESIKFLRRVVGANEFIKGIERWCLWISDNELTEAISIPLIADRIERVREYRLDSKCSAQMKENPHRFREIHIPQKYTLVIPAVSSENREYFQIGYVGRDVVVTNLCFTIYDAEPWVFGIISSKMHNLWARIVCGGLETRPRYSNVLGYNTFPLPELTKEQKQDISKASLQVILERENHSEMTLRDLYNEDTMPQGLKYAHKLLDKVVESCYKKEEFCSDQERLDSMFLLYKTIKEG; encoded by the coding sequence ATGATTAATTATTCTGCACTTCAACAACAGATAAAAAATTTAGGTGAGAGTGAAGGAACACCAACTTTTTTGCATCAATTTTTACAAATTTATAATATTCCTAAAGCTACATTGATGAGACTTAATATTACAGATGGTGTAAAGACAGATGTTGAAGTATGTGTTACAAATAAGTTGGTTTATATGTTTACGTTAAATGAAAATCTATATACTCGATATAGTGCGTTACAAAAGAGAAAGAATACGACAAGTAAAGCAAGAATTGTAATGCTAATGAATACAAGAGAAATCTTGGCATTTGATTCTAAGACAAGTGATTGGCTCTCGTGTCCAATTAAGGAACTGTATAAGGAGTGCGATTTCTTTTATCCACTTATGGGAATGGAGCGAGCAATACTCAATGATAGAAAGACTGTCGATGTAAAAATTGGAGAAAAATTTGCACAGTTTTATAACGAGATGCTTGTCTTAAATGCTGGAAAAGAGGAATCTTTGAAGATGTTATTAACAGCTCTTATTACAGCATTTTTTGCAGATAGTTTTGATATTGTAATGCAGAAATCTATTTTTTACTGGTTAACTAAGTATACCAAAACAGATGGAAGTGATGTTTCTAGTTTCTTAGATGACTTTTTTAGAGCATTATATGAAGATAAAGAACAAAGCGATGATTATATTGGGTCAAAGATTAATAATACAATTTATGGATTAGAATTATCACCACTTGAGCTGAATTTCAATAAATCTACTAGAAAAATTTTGATCGAAATAAGTGAGTTTGATTGGGCTGATGTTGAGCCTGAAGTATTGGGAGCACTTATTCAAAATATAGCATTTCCAGAAGAAAAGGCTGTTGCTTATAACTATACAAGCACAGCCAATATTTATAAAGTTATTGGACCACTATTTATGGATGATTTAGATACAGAGTTTGAGAAGATAAAAAAGGGACAAGTATCTGGAGTAGATTTTTTAAAAAAATTATCGAGAATTAAAGTTTTAGATCCAGCATGTGGTACAGGTAATTTTTTGATGATTTCCTACAAAGAATTAAAAAGACTTGAATTATATGTAAAGGATTATTTAGAATCTCAAGAGATTCCTTATGAAAGAAAAGAATATGTTGTTTTAGAAAACTTTTATGGTATTGAAGCTAATGGTTTAGCTTCAATAATAACAAGAATTGGTTTACTGTTTAGCAAGTTAAAATATGAAACAGCAGATATAGCAACGTTAAGGTTGCCAGATCATAATATCATAAACAATATAGCTACGGATGTAGAATGGAATAGTTTTTGTCCAAAGTCTGGATATCAAGTGTTTATTATAGGCAATCCATCATACAAAGGAAAGGACCTTAGTACTAAACAAAAAAATGCTATGGGTAGGGTATTTGCTGATGAAATAAAAAATGGAGTAAAGATTGGGGAATTAGACTACTGTACATGTTGGTTTTATTTAGCAAGTGAATATATAAAAGATAGTAATTGTGCGTTTGCTTTTGTTACAACTAATTCTTTGACACAAGGTACTCATGTTCCAGTATTATGGCCAATGTTATTTAATAAAGGAATTTGCATATCATTTGCTTACTCCGCATTTAAATGGAAAAATGGTGGAAAAAATAATACAGCTGTAACAGTTGTGGTTATTGGATGTAGAACAATTATGTTTCCACACCATAAGACTATTTATAGAAATGACTTAGTGTATGATGCAGATGATATTAGTCCATATTTAACTAAAGGTAATGTTATTATTCAAAAAGAAAATAGGGCACCTATTAGTAAACAATTACCTAAGATGATAAAAGGTAATATGCCTTACGGAGAAGCCCTATTATTAACACCAAAAGAAAAAGATGAACTTGTTAGCATATACCCAGAATCAATTAAATTCCTAAGACGTGTGGTAGGAGCTAATGAATTTATAAAGGGAATCGAAAGGTGGTGCTTATGGATTTCAGATAATGAATTAACAGAGGCAATAAGTATTCCACTTATTGCAGACAGAATTGAAAGAGTAAGGGAATATCGACTAGATAGTAAATGCTCTGCTCAAATGAAAGAAAATCCACATCGTTTTCGAGAAATACATATACCACAGAAGTATACACTTGTAATTCCGGCAGTTTCATCAGAAAATAGAGAATATTTTCAAATTGGTTATGTAGGAAGAGATGTTGTTGTAACCAATCTATGTTTTACTATTTATGATGCAGAACCATGGGTGTTTGGTATTATTTCGTCAAAGATGCATAATTTATGGGCAAGAATAGTATGTGGAGGTTTAGAAACGCGACCTAGATATTCCAATGTATTAGGTTATAATACATTTCCGCTACCTGAGTTAACAAAAGAACAGAAACAGGACATTTCTAAAGCTTCATTACAGGTGATTTTAGAACGAGAAAATCATTCGGAAATGACTTTAAGAGACTTATATAATGAAGATACTATGCCACAGGGATTAAAATATGCACATAAATTATTAGATAAAGTTGTAGAGAGCTGCTATAAAAAAGAAGAATTTTGTTCTGATCAAGAAAGACTTGACTCGATGTTTTTATTATATAAAACCATAAAGGAGGGGTGA
- a CDS encoding DEAD/DEAH box helicase: MTENIVNVNYEATGKSIQTNKLGMREMQAKAYEARNAQYLLLKAPPASGKSRALMFIALDKLKTKQVSKVIVAVPERSIGGSFKNTKLSDFGFHSDWIVEDEYNLCLPGGESRKVSALGRFLDSDSDKLICTHSTLRFAFDKFGVTKFNNCLIAIDEFHHVSANYESKLGELVRMLMDSTSAHILAMTGSYFRGDGIPVLMPEDEAKFYKVTYNYYEQLNGYTFLKSLGIGFHFYHGRYTEAIDEVLDTNKKTILHIPNVNSGESTKDKYIEVDTILDKIGEIVDVNSETNIISVKRTDGKIIKVADLVNDNATEREKTITFLRNVSSLDDVDLIIALGMAKEGFDWKYCEHALTVGYRGSLTEIIQIIGRCTRDSSNKTHAQFTNLIAEPDAENNEVIEAVNNMLKAIAASLLMEQVLAPNFNFKPKNGDDTTNSSKTIKIKGLREPITPRVKNILDSDLTELKASILQDPDMVKSFSGAVDTDVINHVFLPKIIMTKYPDLLDDEVETVREHLVADMVIRHSEKSTHGDKRLIKLVDQFINIEELSIDLIDSVNPFQQAYEVISKNMTPRVLKSIQECVAAFKVNMTDDEAIYLWPKIQEFVKVTRRHPSLDALDPHERRLAEALVYLRQVKREQKNE, encoded by the coding sequence ATGACTGAAAATATAGTCAACGTAAATTATGAAGCAACTGGGAAGAGTATACAGACAAATAAACTGGGAATGAGAGAGATGCAAGCTAAGGCATATGAAGCTAGAAATGCACAATATTTGCTTTTGAAAGCACCTCCAGCATCAGGAAAGTCAAGAGCTCTTATGTTTATTGCATTGGATAAACTAAAAACAAAACAGGTATCTAAGGTAATTGTTGCGGTGCCTGAACGTTCAATAGGTGGCTCATTTAAAAACACAAAATTATCTGATTTTGGATTTCACAGTGATTGGATAGTAGAAGATGAATATAACTTATGTCTTCCGGGAGGAGAGTCAAGAAAGGTATCAGCATTAGGGCGTTTTTTGGATTCTGATTCTGATAAGTTAATATGTACGCATTCTACATTAAGATTTGCATTTGATAAATTTGGAGTTACAAAGTTTAACAATTGTCTAATTGCAATTGATGAATTTCATCATGTGTCAGCAAACTACGAAAGTAAATTAGGTGAGTTAGTACGAATGCTAATGGACAGCACTAGTGCACATATTTTGGCTATGACTGGTTCTTATTTCAGAGGAGATGGTATTCCAGTTTTAATGCCAGAGGATGAGGCAAAATTCTACAAGGTTACTTATAATTATTATGAACAGTTGAACGGTTATACTTTTTTAAAATCGTTAGGAATTGGATTTCATTTTTATCATGGGCGTTATACAGAGGCAATTGATGAAGTACTTGACACAAATAAGAAAACTATTCTGCATATACCTAATGTAAATTCAGGGGAATCGACTAAAGATAAGTATATTGAAGTGGATACAATCCTTGACAAAATTGGAGAGATTGTTGATGTTAATAGTGAAACTAATATTATTTCTGTAAAGCGAACAGATGGAAAAATTATTAAAGTAGCAGATTTAGTGAATGATAATGCGACTGAAAGAGAGAAAACAATAACTTTTTTAAGGAATGTATCCTCGTTGGATGATGTAGATTTAATTATTGCATTAGGCATGGCAAAAGAAGGATTTGATTGGAAGTACTGTGAACATGCATTGACAGTCGGATATAGAGGATCATTGACAGAAATAATTCAGATTATTGGAAGGTGTACTCGGGATAGTAGTAATAAAACCCATGCACAATTTACTAATCTTATAGCCGAACCAGATGCCGAAAATAACGAAGTTATTGAGGCTGTTAACAATATGTTGAAGGCTATAGCGGCCTCATTACTAATGGAACAAGTTCTTGCACCAAATTTTAATTTTAAGCCAAAGAATGGTGATGATACTACTAATAGTAGTAAAACTATAAAAATTAAAGGCTTGAGAGAACCTATAACACCAAGAGTAAAGAATATTTTGGATTCAGATTTAACTGAATTAAAGGCAAGCATTTTACAGGATCCTGATATGGTGAAGTCATTCTCAGGAGCAGTAGATACTGATGTTATCAACCATGTATTTTTACCAAAGATTATAATGACAAAATATCCTGACTTGCTAGATGATGAGGTGGAGACAGTAAGAGAACATCTTGTGGCGGATATGGTTATTAGGCATTCTGAAAAAAGTACTCATGGAGATAAAAGATTGATTAAGTTGGTAGATCAATTTATAAATATTGAAGAGTTAAGTATCGATTTAATTGATTCAGTTAATCCGTTTCAACAGGCTTATGAAGTGATTTCAAAGAATATGACTCCGAGAGTATTAAAATCTATTCAGGAATGTGTTGCAGCATTTAAAGTTAATATGACAGATGATGAAGCAATATATTTATGGCCTAAGATTCAAGAGTTCGTTAAAGTAACCAGAAGACATCCTTCATTGGATGCATTGGATCCACATGAAAGACGATTGGCAGAAGCACTTGTGTATTTACGACAAGTTAAAAGGGAGCAGAAAAATGAATAG
- a CDS encoding GIY-YIG nuclease family protein produces the protein MNRNKFAEIFADDHLGLLDISDAKQTTERTPSEQRLISSFEEINNFYEENGREPKLGADITEFMLASRLQGIRNSPQKVKILLPFDFYDLLKVEQTKSVTIEELLRDDPLNLLNIDEMEDSIFSLKHVKKTDRIRPDYISRRNICENFDEYEGMFEQVHTELKSGVRKLVKFSQHDLSEGKFFVLRGVLLYLEKSEHTEQEKQYDSGVRIRKDGRTHCVFDNGTESDMLYRSLYKALLKDGFGVSEPIETVNNSVEISDDDVQNGYIYVLKSMSADPNVSNMKDLYKIGMCSGDVTERIKNAPNEPTYLMSQVQVELTVRCYNINVLNLEATIHSFFNEVNVLFEVIDKDGNKRYPKEWFVVPLPIIQEAIQLIVDGKINNYEYDSTMQAIIQK, from the coding sequence ATGAATAGGAATAAGTTTGCAGAGATTTTTGCTGATGACCATCTTGGCTTGTTAGACATATCAGATGCAAAGCAGACAACTGAACGTACACCCTCTGAGCAAAGACTAATTAGCAGCTTTGAGGAAATTAATAATTTTTATGAGGAAAATGGGAGAGAACCTAAATTAGGTGCGGATATTACAGAGTTTATGTTGGCATCTCGTTTGCAAGGTATTAGAAATAGTCCTCAAAAAGTGAAAATTTTGTTGCCATTTGATTTTTATGATTTACTCAAAGTTGAACAGACAAAATCAGTAACTATTGAAGAGCTTCTTAGGGATGATCCATTAAATCTTCTTAATATAGATGAAATGGAGGATAGTATCTTTTCACTAAAACACGTAAAAAAGACTGATAGAATACGTCCTGACTATATCTCTAGAAGAAATATATGTGAGAATTTTGATGAGTATGAGGGAATGTTTGAGCAAGTCCATACTGAGTTGAAAAGCGGTGTTCGAAAGCTAGTCAAATTTAGTCAACATGATTTATCAGAGGGAAAATTTTTTGTATTAAGAGGAGTTTTACTTTATCTTGAAAAAAGTGAACATACTGAGCAGGAAAAACAATATGATAGCGGAGTGCGTATTAGAAAAGATGGAAGAACACATTGTGTATTTGATAATGGGACAGAGTCAGATATGTTGTATCGATCTTTATATAAAGCACTATTAAAAGATGGATTTGGGGTGAGTGAGCCGATAGAAACAGTTAATAATTCTGTTGAGATTTCAGATGATGATGTACAAAATGGTTATATTTATGTATTAAAAAGTATGAGCGCTGATCCTAATGTTTCTAATATGAAAGATTTATACAAAATAGGCATGTGTAGTGGTGATGTTACCGAGAGGATTAAAAATGCTCCAAATGAGCCAACGTATTTGATGAGTCAAGTTCAGGTAGAGTTAACTGTACGATGTTATAATATAAATGTATTAAATTTAGAGGCAACAATTCATTCATTCTTTAATGAGGTTAACGTTCTATTTGAAGTTATAGACAAGGATGGGAATAAACGTTATCCTAAAGAATGGTTTGTAGTTCCACTTCCAATTATACAAGAAGCAATACAGCTTATTGTTGACGGAAAAATTAATAATTATGAATATGATTCTACTATGCAGGCTATTATACAAAAATAA
- a CDS encoding DUF1659 domain-containing protein, with protein sequence MQDIYDRKLSIYLTAGQDDEGNDIVKAKSFSNVRLDTTDDELSEFRDKYIALSSGTHTKTVVADYRQL encoded by the coding sequence ATGCAAGATATTTATGATCGCAAGTTATCTATTTATTTAACGGCTGGTCAAGACGATGAGGGGAACGACATTGTAAAGGCTAAGTCTTTTTCAAATGTTCGATTAGACACAACGGATGATGAGTTATCAGAGTTTAGAGATAAATATATCGCGTTATCATCTGGAACTCATACTAAAACGGTAGTTGCCGATTATCGTCAGCTTTAG
- a CDS encoding DUF2922 family protein: protein MEETYTLTCKFKDTQNKTRSIEINNPTEDLSDDKILDFMNYVIDSEVLVLNETQPDLKYASIAGASLTTKRVEEITLA, encoded by the coding sequence ATGGAAGAAACATACACATTAACTTGTAAATTCAAAGATACTCAGAATAAAACACGCTCAATTGAGATTAACAATCCAACAGAAGATTTATCAGACGATAAAATTTTAGACTTCATGAATTATGTGATTGATAGTGAAGTATTAGTCTTAAATGAGACACAACCTGACTTAAAATACGCGAGTATTGCAGGTGCCTCTTTAACAACGAAACGTGTTGAAGAAATTACATTAGCTTAA
- a CDS encoding ATPase, T2SS/T4P/T4SS family translates to MPVKTKLVSIIQRAETLKASDIHFILKENKILVQFRVGAFMIPHEAIPISLYEQLLAYIKFQASLTLTHPRQPQSGLLQLQTDSTIYYTRVSILPTSHYQSLVLRLINHQQQKTLDDIPYFIQNVDILKDMAKMQAGLILISGPTVALF, encoded by the coding sequence ATGCCAGTCAAAACGAAGCTCGTCTCTATCATCCAACGAGCTGAAACCTTAAAGGCAAGTGATATTCATTTCATCTTAAAAGAGAATAAAATACTCGTTCAATTCCGTGTTGGAGCTTTTATGATTCCTCATGAAGCCATTCCCATTTCTTTATATGAGCAGTTGCTCGCCTATATTAAATTTCAAGCCTCACTCACTCTCACGCATCCCCGTCAACCCCAATCGGGATTATTACAGCTTCAGACTGACTCGACCATCTATTATACACGAGTCTCCATTCTCCCCACCTCACACTATCAAAGTCTTGTCCTACGCCTCATTAATCATCAACAACAAAAAACACTCGATGACATCCCTTACTTTATTCAGAATGTCGATATTTTAAAAGATATGGCGAAGATGCAGGCTGGACTTATCCTAATTAGCGGACCAACTGTTGCACTATTCTGA